In the Populus trichocarpa isolate Nisqually-1 chromosome 1, P.trichocarpa_v4.1, whole genome shotgun sequence genome, one interval contains:
- the LOC18094000 gene encoding uncharacterized protein LOC18094000, with protein MDRNLGKGMTDQQKNYEQVRYNNMEARNEGLGSVNQRFFHDPSANINTNMRPPDYNMSIGARPVLNYSIQTGEEFALEFMRERVNPRQQLFPNAYVDPNSTTSYMELKGMLGISHTGSESGPDISTISTVEKARNQEFDRKGSSVHEDQSYYDPVRPVPRTSSRNDSSRGIHGYTSSGASDSSSSKVKFLCSFGGTILPRPSDGKLRYVGGETRIIRISKNISWQELMQKTLAIYNESHTIKYQLPGEDLDALVSVSCDEDLQNMMEECNVSEDGGSKKPRMFLFSSNDLEDSQFGLGSGEGENSEIQYVVAVNGMDLGSRKNSINLVSASGNNLDELLSLNVERGSSGVAAQLTGSNAPSSAVNMLPSTTQSSQPALTSSSSAHESNSQPYHGQKMHHGDASQHPVSSMQPMESFLQMDEKGTNPLSGPIQYGFGSHLPIHAMVGENLMGVPFRMYPTQQGVLAEEKPYNGFHVQNAEASVKDAKLKRESSGHKINEPEKVQTLDKEARIKELKMKRDDSFQKLNETVKIQAVENDTVSLHPYDSSIPNYTSREEVLVANSTPEVGSPLLLMKNNKSPHEPVLNSMSTETVTEGIKNNGDDHFHSSGDPFAPGYGGSEADPTDFSYLEPSVAPHRVFHSERIPREQAELNRLSKSEDSSDPQILITQARSGCSQPLIESIDKLHEGNVASQTDQSHPSAKLCYAKPQTVEDGLAQFEKYKEFADNIGTVNPSIAQGLGSNVQKSDSRRVVFNPVDDYEGFQVKGNYTDLSINDNETVGLTHPTASQGTSSKHPEDPALGPPEFERTETVSDNNNGNNTKVNVQPLAWTESPVRAVSEGDPSIGVGTLEKKDIRIDINDRFRPDILSDIFSQAKIHENVVSPIVDGAGLSLNMENHDPKHWSYFRKLQDQFVRKDVSLIDQDHLGYLSSLTNDEGGTLIDYSYPPLRSDGVALPHIEEDVQQETSGVVGLNTMDSHADYGHFELKETESAQLDGVNARIPESEYEGGKLDIRNTGAHLVDLSSGEFDISTLQIIKNEDLEELKELGSGTFGTVYHGKWRGTDVAIKRIKKSCFTGRSSEQERLTVEFWREAEILSKLHHPNVVAFYGVVQDGPGGTLATVAEFMVNGSLRHVLLSKDRHLDHRKRLIIAMDAAFGMEYLHSKNIVHFDLKCDNLLVNLKDPLRPICKVGDFGLSKIKRNTLVTGGVRGTLPWMAPELLNGSSSKVSEKVDVFSFGIVLWEILTGEEPYANMHYGAIIGGIVNNTLRPPVPSFCDSEWRLLMEQCWAPDPLARPSFTEITRRLRVMSAACQTKQIPK; from the exons ATGGACAGGAATCTGGGGAAAGGCATGACAGATCAGCAGAAAAACTATGAACAAGTTCGATATAATAACATGGAAGCTAGAAATGAAGGGCTGGGGTCTGTAAACCAAAGGTTTTTTCATGATCCATCAGCTAATATTAATACTAACATGCGACCTCCTGACTACAACATGTCAATTGGAGCTAGGCCTGTGCTAAATTACTCCATTCAGACTGGTGAGGAATTCGCTCTTGAATTTATGCGGGAGAGGGTGAACCCCAGGCAACAGCTCTTTCCAAATGCTTACGTTGATCCTAATAGCACAACTAGCTATATGGAACTAAAGGGCATGTTGGGAATATCTCATACGGGTTCGGAAAGTGGGCCTGACATCTCTACGATAAGCACAGTAGAAAAAGCCCGGAACCAGGAGTTTGACCGGAAGGGATCTTCTGTGCATGAAGACCAAAGTTATTATGATCCTGTCCGACCGGTACCACGAACCTCATCAAGAAATGACAGCAGTCGAGGAATTCATGGTTATACATCTTCAGGAGCCTCTGATAGTTCATCATCAAAGGTGAAGTTTCTCTGCAGCTTCGGTGGTACAATTTTGCCTCGTCCGAGTGATGGAAAGCTGAGATATGTTGGGGGTGAAACACGCATTATCCGGATAAGCAAGAATATTTCTTGGCAGGAGCTTATGCAGAAAACTTTGGCAATTTACAATGAATCTCACACTATAAAATATCAACTTCCTGGTGAAGATCTTGACGCTTTGGTTTCTGTATCCTGTGATGAGGATCTTCAGAACATGATGGAAGAATGCAATGTATCAGAAGATGGGGGATCGAAGAAGCCTAGGATGTTCTTGTTTTCTAGCAATGATCTAGAGGACTCCCAATTTGGCCTGGGAAGTGGAGAGGGTGAGAATTCTGAGATTCAATATGTAGTTGCTGTAAATGGTATGGACTTGGGTTCAAGGAAGAATTCAATTAATCTGGTAAGCGCATCAGGGAACAATTTGGATGAGTTACTCAGTCTTAATGTTGAGAGGGGCAGCAGTGGAGTTGCAGCTCAATTAACTGGAAGTAATGCTCCATCTTCAGCTGTTAATATGCTGCCTTCAACAACCCAATCTTCTCAACCAGCACTGACGAGTTCATCTAGTGCCCATGAATCTAATTCACAGCCTTACCATGGCCAGAAGATGCATCATGGAGATGCCAGCCAGCATCCAGTGTCCTCCATGCAACCTATGGAGAGCTTCCTTCAGATGGATGAAAAGGGGACCAATCCATTGTCGGGCCCAATTCAGTATGGTTTTGGCTCACATCTCCCTATCCATGCAATGGTTGGGGAAAATCTAATGGGAGTGCCTTTCCGCATGTATCCAACTCAACAGGGGGTTTTGGCAGAAGAGAAACCGTACAATGGCTTTCATGTGCAAAATGCAGAAGCATCTGTAAAGGATGCAAAACTGAAAAGAGAGAGCTCAGGACACAAAATAAATGAACCTGAGAAAGTTCAAACTCTGGATAAGGAGGCAAGAATAAAGGAATTGAAAATGAAACGAGATGATTCATTCCAGAAGCTTAATGAAACTGTTAAAATTCAGGCAGTGGAAAATGATACCGTTTCCTTGCATCCATATGATAGTTCCATTCCAAATTATACTTCTAGAGAAGAAGTATTGGTTGCCAATTCAACACCAGAAGTAGGATCACCTCTGCtgcttatgaaaaataataaaagcccCCATGAACCTGTACTGAATTCGATGTCCACTGAAACTGTGACCGAAGGGATAAAGAATAATGGGGATGACCATTTTCACTCATCTGGTGATCCATTTGCCCCAGGATATGGGGGTTCTGAGGCTGATCCAACAGATTTTAGCTACCTCGAACCATCTGTGGCTCCTCATCGGGTTTTTCATTCTGAGCGAATTCCCAGGGAGCAGGCAGAATTAAATCGCTTGTCAAAATCGGAGGATTCCTCTGATCCTCAGATTCTAATAACTCAAGCACGTTCTGGTTGTTCTCAACCACTTATAGAATCAATTGATAAGTTGCACGAAGGAAATGTGGCTTCCCAGACTGACCAGTCCCACCCATCTGCAAAATTGTGTTATGCAAAACCTCAGACTGTTGAAGATGGACTTGCACAGTTTGAGAAGTATAAAGAATTTGCTGATAACATCGGTACAGTAAATCCCAGCATTGCTCAAGGTCTTGGGTCAAATGTGCAGAAATCTGACTCAAGACGTGTTGTTTTTAATCCAGTGGATGATTATGAAGGTTTCCAGGTTAAAGGCAACTATACTGATCTCTCTATCAATGATAACGAAACAGTTGGGTTGACACATCCAACAGCAAGTCAGGGAACTTCCAGTAAGCACCCAGAAGATCCTGCTTTGGGGCCTCCAGAGTTTGAAAGAACTGAGACTGTTTCTGACAATAATAATGGGAACAACACTAAGGTGAATGTGCAGCCTTTGGCATGGACAGAGAGCCCAGTGAGAGCTGTATCTGAGGGGGATCCCAGCATTGGTGTTGGCACTCTTGAGAAGAAAGACATACGAATCGATATAAATGACCGGTTTCGTCCTGATATCCTCTCTGATATTTTCTCACAAGCCAAAATCCATGAGAATGTGGTCAGTCCAATTGTTGATGGAGCGGGCTTGAGCTTGAACATGGAGAATCATGATCCGAAACACTGGTCTTACTTTCGGAAATTGCAAGATCAGTTTGTTAGGAAAGATGTTTCCCTTATAGACCAAGACCATTTGGGTTACTTATCCTCCCTTACAAATGATGAAGGAGGGACGCTCATTGATTATAGTTATCCACCTTTAAGGTCTGATGGAGTTGCCTTGCCTCACATTGAGGAAGATGTTCAACAAGAGACATCTGGTGTTGTTGGGCTGAACACCATGGATTCCCATGCAGATTATGGTCATTTTGAGCTGAAGGAAACTGAGAGTGCGCAATTGGATGGGGTGAATGCTAGAATACCAGAATCAGAGTATGAG GGTGGGAAGTTGGACATTCGAAACACCGGTGCACATCTTGTTGACCTTTCCTCAGGAGAGTTTGATATTAGCACCTTGCAg atcataaaaaatgaagacTTGGAAGAGTTGAAAGAATTGGGGTCTGGCACTTTTGGTACTGTTTATCATGGAAAATGGAGGGGTACGGATGTTGCTATTAAGCGTATAAAAAAGAGCTGTTTCACAGGCCGTTCATCGGAACAAGAAAGATTG acCGTGGAGTTCTGGCGTGAAGCTGAAATTCTCTCAAAGCTTCACCACCCCAATGTAGTTGCATTTTATGGAGTGGTTCAGGATGGGCCCGGAGGAACACTTGCCACTGTGGCAGAGTTCATGGTAAATGGCTCTCTTAGACATGTTCTACTTAGCAAGGACAG GCATCTTGATCATCGTAAGCGTCTCATTATTGCAATGGATGCAGCTTTTGGAATGGAATATTTGCATTCAAAGAACATTGTGCATTTTGATTTGAAATGTGACAACTTGCTTGTCAACCTGAAAGATCCTTTACGACCTATTTGCAAG